Sequence from the Miscanthus floridulus cultivar M001 chromosome 16, ASM1932011v1, whole genome shotgun sequence genome:
CATGGTTTCTACGTTCATTAATTAGGATATCACATAATATCTAAGTAAAAAGATAATGTGGCACCGCAATTAAAAAAGAGAATGAAATTATTTTTAAATAAGAAACCATGTCTACGCGGGAATTAAGACATGAAGAGATGTGATAGGTAGACAAAGGAAAGAAAAGATATATCGTTGGATAAAAGATTATTGCGTAGATACTATCCAGCAtgaatatactccctccatcacaAAAAGAAAGACACTATGATGCTGTGCtgatcaaactttcttaaatttgatcagttttatagaaaatattagcaacatttatattactaaataaatttattatgaaaatatgttCCAAGATTTATCTAATGGTACCAACTacgtattataaatattaatattatgttACATAATTGTCAAAGCTAAAAAGTTTTACTTCTCGGGAAGTAAGAATGACATTCTTTGTGAGACGAATGGAGTAGTTTCTACGTATACTGTCTACATAAGTTAATAGACATTGAAATTATCTATGGTTTTTAGTATTTCCAGTGCCCTAACAAAGCTATGTAAAATAGGACACATACTTATAtaatttacatgcaaaattagACGACCAAAATAGTTTTAAGTTTTAAACTAAAATAATCACTAAATCCTAGGCGGCGCCTGCTCCCTGCCTCATCTCTGTACACTGTACTACCTCATCCCTATATTAGCTTTCCTTTTTGAGTTTTATTTAGAAACAACTTTTTTTTAGTAGGGTCTGCACGATAGCTATGTCTGCAGCAGCCAGCGGAGGAGCTCGGCCACCGGCACAGGTGGCCGGGCCTTGGCTCCGCGCATGGGTTGGACTGGAGTATGCTCACTCACAATCTTGTACTATACTTCTCCGTTCCAAAAGTCTGCAATTTGCTAGTTAATGATGCTGTTTGTGCTTTTTATTAAACATCTAATTTGTTCACACAGTACACCTTCTAATTAGCTATTTAATTATAATTAGTGCTTTGCTCGTTTGCTCTCTCTAAATTGATCCCTAGTGACATCTATATTATTCGGATTTAACCTTCTTGCGATCTTTCTTATCTCATTTGTTCCTATTATCATCGTGAATCTTTTTCTGACCTAAGAATTACATTGATCAGGTGAAGGTCCGAAGCTTGCTAGTTAATATTGTTCTTTTTTTCCTTTATAATATCTCTGTTCTTAgttgttagtttttttttattttaacataAATATTTATTTAGTTGTTATGCGTACTATTATGGTGTATGTATTTTATCGTGTATATAATTGTTCTCGGTTCGCTGTCTCTGCTGGCAGCAGGAGAACTGCGCGATGAGCTCGTTTCAGGCCATTCCAGCTTCTTGAATCTAGACTCTGGACTCGACTGGTGCTTCATTGATACTCcggctgtgtttagttgtaggaatttagattttggggttactgtagcacgttcgtttttattttgCAAATAGGGTTCaaacatgaactaattaggctcaaaacgttcgtctcgcgatttcccaccaaactgtgcaattagtttatcttttcgtctacatttaatgctccatacacgggccgcaaacattcgatgtgacaggtactgcaataactttttggaagttggggtggaactaaaaaGAGCTCCGATTGGTTGTGTGTGAAATTTCTCGCTTTTCAGCCTCTAGTCGTTTTCTCAGTTATTTCGGGCCACGTGCTTCTCGGGTTGAATTGTTGGGACTTTGGGAGTAGCTTGCTTTGCGATGTGCGATGTGTTCATGCTGACCTCACTGCGGTGAGTCTGACATCTTAACTCTTTTCCTTTTTGATAATTTCCTACTGGTTCCAAGCAAAGTCCATACCAGCATGCTTCCATTTTATTTGTGCAATCGTGTCCTGGCCAGTATTTCTCAACTGTTTTTTTTTCAGCAGCTACAGCTCATCCTCCATTAGTTCAGTTCCTTTCAGTACTTACTTTGTTTCATAATtcgagcaaaaaaaaaaacactggtTTTTTAACACCAGCTAACGGGAAAAATGAAAGTGAGCCTACCATTTCTTTTGGATCGAGGGACACTGCACACATAGTAGGGTGATGTTTGAttgtccctcctaaattttagtcgctgttcatcgaatgtttagacatatgaatggagtattaaatatagactaattacgaaattaattgcatagcttgtgactaatttacgagacgaattttttaagcctaattagttcatgatttgacaatgtggtgctacagtacctgtGCTAATGCCATATTGATTAtgtttaaaaaattcatctcgtggagtactaacgaattatataatttatttttttattagtatccgaacactcgATGCAACATCCTCTCGACataccttctaaattttagtcactgacAAACACCACCTAGGTTGGCGTGTAGCATTCTGGACAGTGTGACGCACGATCGATCTGTCTGGTACGTGCATGCATCTCAGGATCGTCTGACAGCCCTTTGGAACGTACACGGCCCGGCCGGTACACAGGCCAGGTGTTCATTTCGTGCAAGTTTTGTCCCGTGACAACTCATCAACGCTGCTATTTTCGCACCAAATGCATGCATGTGCGTTTCCAATTCCGGGTACCACCAATTcattggaacgcaggaattttaCTATATAGAATTTTTACAGGAAATTAAAAAGTCTTCCGTTCCAAATGAAACCTTTGTTTTACGGGTTATCCTTATCCCAAAGTTACTCACGAAATTAATAAGTTTATTTATATATGATTTTTACTTTTACGGACTATATAGCCTGCTTGCATTGTACTCCGCCCGTTACTGAAATTTTGGGCTGCATGCCAGCTGATAATACTACTATACTATTCCCTCCTGTACTGTGTGGCTAGAGTTTAGACTCGATGTGGATTTTAGAACAAGCGACGACGACACTGATATTGAGAACAGACTCGATGTGGTTTCAGGTGCTGTGTCGGCAAATGATGTCTGGATTAGGAAATTCAGACGAAATTCATCTGTAGTAATGTTGAGCTAACTTATTCAGAAATACTTTTTTAGTcacggaacagtgttttttcttaTAATATTTCAACGTAAACTAAATTTCAGCATAAACGAACGGGATACACATTCACACGCGCGTCCTTGTCGGACACTTGTGCTAagctgtatttttttttaaaaaaaaagtttgtatGGAGGAAAATCTCAATCCAGCCGGCTGCCGACGACCTGTAGCGTTCATGGACTGTACTGACTACTGCGCATATATGACACGTCCAAAACAGAAGAAGCTCAGGTAATTTCAGCACTCTTTCATATTCACATGATGGggaatacaaaaataatataaatacTTATCGCTTAACATACGCATTCCATTTCTCCTAGTACTAAATACTTTTTTTTCTACTAAAAGAATTAAAGTCCTATGTGCATGCCTATCTACTCTAGGAGTAAATAAAAATAAGTTAACAACACCATCATCGTTTCATTCCAAGCAAGGACAGGGAAACCAAAaaacacaagaagaagaagaagatctgaCGATGGAGAGGCAAGAACGAACGAACGGCCTGGTCGCATCTCATCAGAGCCACAGCGCGCCGGCGTCCTTGAGTATGGGCACGAGGTCGCCGGAGATGTGCACGGCCATGAGCCGGTCGAGGCCCCCGAGGAGCCTGCCCCCGACGAACACCGCCGGGAGGgcgacgtcgccgccgccgccgccgtcgacgactCCAGCGAGTTCCGCCTCGGCGTCGGCGACCTCGTACACGGCGGGGTTGACCCCGAGCCCCTGCAGCAGCCGCTTCACCACGTGGCTGAGGCAGCACCCGCGCCTCCCCACCACGAGCACAGGGCACTCCGCCACCGCCCGCCGCACCTCCTCCTCCCTCGCCGctacctccgcctccgcctccgcctcagccgccggcgccggctgctgctgctgcgcaccCGCAAGCAGTCTCTCCTCCGCTACCGCCGCCTCGACGCCCATCGCCGGCGCGGGCCGCGGCCACGGCCGGCCGGCGCTGTACGGGATGGCCTGGTACATTATTCCTCTCCTTCCTGTTCCTGGCGCTCGCCGCGAGCTGCACGGCGTCCTTTTTCCGGGTTCGGTTGGGAGCTAGCAGGTGCGACTTGTGTGGGCGTCGTCGTTGTGATGAGCAGGGCGGGCAGGAGGAGTAGCCTGATATATAAAGGGCGGTGAGGTCAGCAGGGGGCGGGGATGGCGTCATCCGGTGGTGGGGGAGGGCCGGAGAGGACGACGGCGACCGCGGGGTTCGCGCCAACCGCGGCGCGCGGGCCGTGGGTGGCGTGGCGGGGCGTCAGCCGCGGTTGAGGTGGTTCGGTGGGTCCGTCAGGCCCCCCGGTCCCCTGGTCGGGACGGCCGGTCCGTGACGGCAGCACGTGGGTGAGGGGGAGTCTGACGGGGGCGCGGCCAACGCGCAGCGCGTGGGAGGGGACGTGGTTGGTGACGATACTGCGGCCACGCCGTGgggccaccgtgacggcggccgCCGGCAACTTGGCAACAGGGGAGTCGTGGAAGCTTTGGAGTTGTATCAGCAGTGCTGTGACGCGTCAGGATAAGGCAAATAGTGTTGTGACTACGTTGTCAGACATTTTAAAATTGATATTCGCCATTTGAAAATCCTGAATTTTGAAATGTAAGAAAATAAAAGGAATATTTAGGACTATAAATGACTCCATTGAAAAGATTTATCCTGAATTTGTTTTCTATGAAGTTCTTTAGAGTTCACATGGTAACTGTAACTTTTGTATGGACCATGCCAACTTTTGAGTTCtttcaaaaattctaaaatttaaattttaaaatatgagaacttAAAAAATGGTACTCTAAATATTTTTAAACGAAAAGcatgtcaactataaagttgtagatcttattgAGATCTACAATTCTATATGAATATCATCTTCATCCAATTTCACATGTAAAAGCTATGAATTTTTGAACAGCTATTATGGATTGGGTAGAATAGCCAGGGGTTGGGTTGATACAAACTATTAGTTTAAAAGGTAAAGTGTCTAGGAGCTAATTACCGTAATTGAAAGTATCCTCTAGCAAAGACAACATCCAGTAGTATCCATCAACAATGAAGGATGTCCTACGATAGATTTACCTGTAGATATATCTGGACATGTAGGACTAGTTACTTTCATAGGCCAGTGTAATTGTGAGAAATCCGCCATCCATCTGTTAAAAGGGGGTGTTGGATCCTATGTCTAAAAATTAATCCTAGGTTTTGGATCCCAAATAGAAAGCCAAAACCCGGGTTAGTAATGGGCTAATAGGAGCCGATAAGGATTAATTGATGGTTAGAGCCCATagctcttagagcatctccaagagcctatataaaatttattctctaaatcaacatttggagagtcatttgagtaaaaatcgctttctatatcGTTGTTGCCTCTAAGagcttttctatatcttgtgcacAGTTTAGAGAGTCATCCTTGCTCTccatctttggctagcgagaaatccagAATAGAGGATACCTATATTTGGATATCcaattgaagagactgttgaAGGGTATTTTTTCACTAAAATCTTTATTCCTGTAAATTAGGAAGAATATAAAGAGTCTCTCGGAGATGCTCTTATTAGCCTATGTTTAATCTATTTCCAGACGACCTTCAATTCCTGGGAGGCTCGAAACCAAACACACCTTTAGTATTGAGATCCAAAACCTCCATGGTCTATTTTGGTTGCCTCACAAGACCTGGGGAAAACCTAGCAAAGTAGGTTTTGGTTATTTGCTTATCACTGGTTTAGAAAAGCCATCGTAGTATAACATAATAGAAAGGGAAATTATTTATATACTCTGAAGTTCGCTCGTTGTTTATATAACTAATAAGTATAGTATTGGTTTGATAATTGCTTTAAATCTGACTAAGGCCTAAGAGTAAACAAAGAACTATTGAAATATACGTGCACAAAATAAACATTATAATGATGCCTGCTTATTACATTTATCTTATGTCTTGGCACGCGCAACCAAACATGATATATTTTTAGAAAGGCTATACAATACTACAAGCTACTATACATCCTCGTATCCATCCAACCTAGCTTTGCTCATACGAGCTGATCATACAACCAACCAAATAGGCCCATAGTAATAGGTTCATAGAATCACAGCACAGTACCATTGGATTAAGCCATGAGTTAATTAAACTTTTGTATTCCCTCTGTCTTCAGATAATGTAAGTTTTTAATGTATATATGAAGCCTTGTCCTAATAAAATAAAACATGGTGTATATTTCGAGATGgatactgtcggtgcagaaagtgaccaacaagtaaatatttatagttttgtcgtacgttgtgatcggaggtggcctagcactcaatgacacagggtttatactggttcaggcaacgtgccctacgtccagtttgagtcggtcggtgactttattcctgagcccaggtgctcgaagtttgcaatggggttacaaacggaaaggagaaagatggagggtataagaggtccggtcggactccggtcagaagggccgagagtgacgggagccccgctatgagctaaatgtccaagcgtgtgcttgtggttcgaacctgACGGTTCTGCGGTTGTGTACCAGTGAACTTGATCGGTCTGAATCAATCTGAATGAACTtaccctgttgggagagagcgcatccccttttatagatgaagggaatggccttacaagtgagagagagagtacatatgatactaagccttgttgcccacgacgacatgtataggatgatggtagacgcccatAATATTGTTTAAATGTCAAatacacgtgggaggttgtgttgtcttcttcggatatggcagacgtcggcgcctatCACACTGTTGATACCGAAAGGTATGCAAGGGGTttcaccatgttcgcctggtacggtaaataccggcgcacacaacattgtcgatgcccagaggcatgtgggggagccttaccgtatgggagttaatggcgcccacaatactgtaggggaaaatgtcggcgcctacaacactgtttgggctctgttgtgccagggaggctacagagtactgtgttttgcaggtgtatagggtacggtccctggtatttgCGGTTtcacttgtgcgccctgccttactttctccgtccattccctggtccttaccgagcgggcgtccccagtcggttagtcctagtcggctctgaatgtgctagttggagaagagcagtgagcagaggtttggtgcatccccagtcggagacgcgggtcggagtcggaagtagcgctttggccaggccttccggtcggagaggccgtccggaggcgggctggagaccgaagcaagcgctccggtcggagaggtggtaCGAAGTCGGAAACaggtgtcgttcctcctcggccatgccttccggtcggtgattggattgtccttttctggcctgttgtttaggtacttgggTCAGCCCATGAGTTACGCGTTGTTTGCAATGttgcctgctgggccgagcctctgTTGGAAAGccagtccgcgagggaccccgggtttatgaacccaacagataCAATAGGGTCCATATAAATTTGGCCATTCGCgaaagatgaagaagaaaagagaaagagaagaagacaagctaCGGAAAGAGAAAAGAACAAGAAGAGAAGGGGAGAGGTGAATGAGCCCCTATAAACGCTCTGTTCGCCTTTTGACGCCAAGTAGTAACAGTAGGAGAATATTTCAATAGGATAATTTGGATCATtgaggtggtgtttaaatccagtAGATAAAGTTTAAGGGTACCGAGTGTTACACGGGGGGTGTCACATCGGAGTGTTCgacagtaataataaaacaaattacacatGTCTTTagtaatccgcgagacaaatttattaagcctaattaatccgtcactaGCATAtatgtactgtagcaccatattatcaaatcatgaactaattatgtttaaaaattttgtctcgcaaagtagtcgcaatatgtgcaattagttattttttagtctatatttaatacttcatgtatatgtTAAATATCCGATATGATAGGGACTAAATTTTAGAGGCCAGAAACTAAACATGGATGACAGGACGAATCACCTGGAAATGCATGCAtacgaaaattttaaatttggtcGAGGCAAAGATGACCTGGTGGTGGGATCGACGCCGGGGCCACCAGACTTTTTCCTCGCAAATGATGGCGTCGGCAGATCAGATCAGAAAGCGGCGCCCACGTCTTCCCCCGTTGGTCGCCGGCCGGCCGCGCGCGATTTGCTGGCTGGCATTTCCAACTTCTCCACTTCTGACCGAGCGCTCGATTTCTTCGCGGTCGGTCGCTTCTTATGTATTCCATCCGTTTTAAAAGGAGTACTGTGGATTCCTACATTCTAAACAAGATATACGGTTATTTTAGAAGAGAGAGTATATATTACTTTTAGGAGTTAGTCAATTTTAAGCTAGACGTACTAGATTTGTATAAAACATTATCagtatttatatctccaaataactTCACTGTGAAAACTTGCAGTTAATTAGTATCATAAATATTGGTAATTTATATATTCAGTTAGATTTTTTTGGTTGTTTTTTTTTGGGAAAATGATATGTCTATTAAAAAAAAGATGAAGGGAGTATGTACCTGTACAGTATAGTACGTGTTTCTGAAGTCAGATTTGAGCTAGCTGTGGACTACTCCACCTCGTCTCGAATATGATGGAAATGGACCAGATCAAATTAATTTATTAGCTAGCAGATCGCTGACGCTGTGTGCGTGGCAGCATATCATGCATACGTGCGGCGATCACGCGTGACGTCGTCGCGCGCGTTGCGTGCGTTGGATCTGTTGGCCTGTTCCTCTCGTCCGGCGGATAAGATTGTGGCTACTCGGCCGGGCATCAACCAGAATATGGTTccaaaaccaaacaagatctAGTcattgttcgtttcgctgaaaaaacaagctgaaactttgttccgactgatttgttgtgagagaaaaatactgttttgattgaaaaagcaagctgaaaaagacgaattataagagGAGCGAACATGACCGGTATAATTAACCTGGTTCGGTCATTGATCCGGGGATGCGTGCGTACGTATTGACGCGTATGAATTTGGAAGGATTGGTTCCCGTGAAAACTGCTGCGTGTCTTGTGCAAAATTTCTTATAATGTGGAAATTGCGGTAGCTTTAGCTAGCTTCTTTGCAAAACCTTCTCTTTAATTTGCTTGCTGACACCGTGATTTTATCGATCGATCGGCTAATTTCGTACCGGCGGCACATAATATGCAGTAGGCGCGGTGCGGTAGCTTCTGCCTTCTAGAAACAACGGGTTTCACGTTAGCACAGCTCCTAGCTAGCTTCAATATTTTTTAAAAGAATTTCCAACAAATCATTAATTCGCCTCTGCGTTTCCTTCAGAATCACTGAACCTGCGAGGACGACCAAACACGCCGTTCAGAAACTGGACACGCACACGAAAACGTACATGTTAACCTCACGTCACCGAAGCGTGCAGTGTGGAGTACGTGCATGCACGACGCACAACCGCCACGTCACAATACGGCAAATTGAGTGTCGTGTCTGAACCGCCTGCATCATGATGACGGAGACACGAGTACGTGTGATAAAGAGAAAACAATGAAGAAAGGGGAAAATTAATGAACACTATCTaactagtagtactagtagtactaaATAGTAAAATATGTTTATACCGCAGGGTATCTTCAATTGCTTCGAAATCATTTTGTTAATAAAATAAAAGATACATGAAACGTGAATACATTTATACAACTTTTTTATGTTCTGAGCATGCAATTAGTTTAAGTAATTGttgatcaaatcaaagtttgcaGCTAGCGTGTAGTACTTATTTTGATCATGCTAGCGTGTAGTACTAGAGTAGCAGAACAAATGAGCTGCTCAATCGTAATCGCTCGCTTCTCACGTGCAGGATGGATATACATACATCTGCATCCTACGAATGCCAACTCGATCAAGGAGGGATTATAGTGGAGTACTAGTATACTACGTAGGAGTATATAATTCTCTCGTATAATATACTCCCTCGGTCAAGAAAACATACAACTATGGGTTACGTGTAGAAAAAGTAgttcatgtttgaccaagtttttagtgaataatattcatatttatggccctaaatcaatttattataaaaatatatttcataattaatcaaatgatatttatttgttatcataaatattgatacctttttatctataattagtcaAACTCAAGATACTAAAACGTGACATTGTGTTAGAATGGCATGTGGGTGAGGCTTCATCTCCTCCTCTACCCCGAGTGCCCCCAACGAACGACTCAGGGGCGTCTCGCCAGCCGCCCCAGCACCTCCCCGCTTCCACCTCCTCTCCGGCGAGCGGCGGCGACCCAAAAAAAGGGTTCCATCGCAGCcttcttccttcccctgctcccctcttCCTCTCCTTCACCACCTATCTTTTCTGGTGGCTTCTCCGACGACGGGGTCGGTCGGCGGGCCAGATTCAGGGCTCTCGAGTCCGGATCTGCCCTCACCCTCCCCGGCTGCTCGACAGGCGCAGTCACCCATGCTTGTGCTGCCCAGGTTCGCTTCGGCCATGGTGGGGTCGGCCGCCCTTGGCTTCTCCGGCGGCCAGGGCGGCTGGTGTGCCAGATCCAGGCTCCCCGGGGCCAGATCAGCCCTCCCCTTCACTGGATCTGTGACGGACGCGGTCACTCATGCTCGTCTTGTCTGGGGTCGCGCCGCGCGTGGTGGAGCCTGCGTCGGGCGCCTCTCTTCTGGCCGGCCTGTGCGCGGCTGTTAGGCGGCTTGTGGTTGGCGCGGCTCACTTGGGTCAATCTGTGGCTAGGGCGGGCACCCTCACCCTGCCGGCCCATGGCTGCGGTGACTGGACGCCTCCTCTAGACGGCCCGTGCGCGGCTGCACAGCTAGCCCGAGGCTGGGGCGATCGGCCTCCCCCAGCAGCAGGTGTTGAGACGCTTGCCGGGGAGGGACCGGGGACGAGGCGGCTGTGGCCTGTTGGGGCtcataggtgaaaggtcctaatggctagagggggtgaatagcctaataaaaatttctacaacaacacttaaccaaagggttagacaattatgaggcgaagcaagtgttgcgctagcctactcaaaatgcaagccacataccacaattctagtttagatagtgtcaattcacataagagcaatgacactaccctatgttagtgtgctctcaaaggctaactaaagagccacaccaaccaagcatgcaagctctcacaactagctacactaaagagcttgtcaactagtttgcggtaaagtaaagagagtgatcaagagagttataccgccgtgtagatgaatgaaccaatcaatcacgaagatgaataacaatgatgaccaatcacctcggaattaatgatgaacacaatgatttttaccgaggttcacttgcttgccggcaagctagtcctcgttgtggcgattcactcacttgaaggttcacgcgctaattggcttcacacgccaaaccctcaatagggtgccgcacaaccaacacaagataaggatcacacaagccacgagcaatccactagagtaccttttggtactccgccggggaaaggtcaagaacccctcacaatcaccacgatcggagccggagacaatcaccaccctctgctcaacgatcctcgctgctccaagccgtctaggtggcagcaaccaccaagagtaacaagcgaaatccacagcaaaacacgaacatcaagtgcctctagatgcaatcactcaagcaatgcacttggattcactcccaatctcactaagatgatgaatcaatgatggaaatgagtgggagggcttttgctaagctgacaaggttgctatgtcaatgaaaatgtgcaagagggtgagcttgagccggccatgggacttaaatagaagccccccccccacgaaatagagccgttagaccccttcactgggcgaaacacgctctgaccggacgctccggtcatactgaccggacgctggccctcagcgtctggtcgcccgatggacgccacgcgtcaccggcttcaaacgctgttcgttagatttgaacggctacgaagctgaccggacgctccggtaaaactgaccggacgctgaagccccagcgtccggtcgtttccagtaagctccctgaggcatatttttttcgaccggacgcgtctggtccaccttgaccggacacagaccagcgtccggtgcaataccctcggtactgtgcagacccgtcagtttgaccggacgcagcctttcagcgtccggtcactgcgtgacccagcgtccggtcagtagaccgacgccagcatcattttgacCAACTCTATTTCAATTCTAACTTCTTcaaccttgctcaaatgtgccaaccaccaagaatttgcatccggcgcaatagaaaataggcattccattttcccgaaagcgtcgaatccccaaacccatctcaaccctgcaaacaccatcttctttgtaaatgtgccaacaccaccaagtatatcaccttgtgcacatgtgttagcgtattttcacaaatatttttaagggtgttagcactccactagatcctaaatgcacatg
This genomic interval carries:
- the LOC136513192 gene encoding monothiol glutaredoxin-S9-like, translated to MYQAIPYSAGRPWPRPAPAMGVEAAVAEERLLAGAQQQQPAPAAEAEAEAEVAAREEEVRRAVAECPVLVVGRRGCCLSHVVKRLLQGLGVNPAVYEVADAEAELAGVVDGGGGGDVALPAVFVGGRLLGGLDRLMAVHISGDLVPILKDAGALWL